One stretch of Candidatus Binatia bacterium DNA includes these proteins:
- a CDS encoding LLM class F420-dependent oxidoreductase, with product MMLPLRVGIPLFLLRPKRMASVAAHAEALGFESVWLPEHVIFPPQIRSRYPYAESGAPVRTSMPLLDPLVLLAHVAAKTETIRLGTNVYLPALRHPIASARMIVTLDVLSGGRLTLGVGAGWLEEEFTALGVDFASRGARLRECVRAWRVLWQEETPSFSGKFYSFGPVVFEPKPKQRPGPPILFGGETEAALRRAAALGDGWYGVRHTPESARVQVERLRALLDQEGRAGESFEITVSSGPLTRQECDRFAAVGVHRVVALPWRQDAEAEAALDQLARELELA from the coding sequence ATGATGTTGCCCCTTCGTGTCGGGATTCCGTTGTTTCTCTTGCGGCCGAAGCGCATGGCCAGCGTGGCCGCCCATGCAGAGGCATTGGGATTCGAATCGGTGTGGCTGCCGGAACACGTAATTTTCCCGCCGCAAATTCGTAGCCGGTATCCCTACGCCGAGAGCGGGGCGCCGGTTCGCACCTCGATGCCCTTGTTGGATCCGCTGGTGCTGCTCGCGCACGTAGCCGCAAAGACGGAGACCATCCGCCTCGGCACGAACGTGTATCTGCCCGCCCTGCGCCACCCGATCGCGAGCGCGCGCATGATTGTGACGTTGGATGTGCTTTCCGGCGGGCGCCTCACTTTGGGCGTGGGCGCGGGCTGGCTGGAGGAAGAGTTCACAGCGCTCGGTGTGGACTTTGCCTCCCGCGGCGCACGGCTGCGGGAATGCGTGCGTGCGTGGCGCGTTTTGTGGCAAGAGGAAACGCCGTCATTCTCGGGGAAGTTTTACTCCTTCGGCCCGGTCGTGTTCGAACCCAAACCGAAGCAGCGCCCCGGTCCTCCCATCTTGTTCGGCGGAGAGACCGAAGCGGCTTTGCGCAGAGCGGCGGCACTGGGCGACGGCTGGTACGGCGTGCGGCACACACCCGAAAGCGCGCGGGTGCAGGTCGAGCGGCTGCGCGCTCTCCTCGATCAGGAAGGGCGGGCGGGAGAAAGCTTCGAGATCACCGTCAGCAGCGGCCCGCTCACGCGCCAGGAGTGCGACCGTTTTGCCGCGGTGGGTGTACACCGAGTGGTCGCCTTGCCCTGGCGGCAAGATGCGGAAGCCGAGGCCGCTCTCGACCAGCTCGCCCGAGAACTGGAACTTGCCTGA